Proteins encoded by one window of Ascochyta rabiei chromosome 1, complete sequence:
- a CDS encoding 1-acylglycerol-3-phosphate O-acyltransferase has product MSWLAYLSAAPIALIMLLRALSLVLPARLARQATFVAFSITAFLFLILCASYGVFASVFLRAIGYGGLSQWTVGRAFKWTMWLSTGITFRVDEAGGREEGGRRGGKEALDTRPAVFVGNHQTELDVLMLGCMFPPYCSVTAKSSLKYTPFLGQFMALSKTVFIDRANRATARAAFDSAANTMRNDRQSVFIFPEGTRSYASEPTLLPFKKGAFHLAVQAQVPIVPVVAANYSHVLDMKSKIVRPGVVDVTVLPAIPTTGMTAADVDGLVERTRNAMMDELVRLSHVSGSKQGNGVPLPRASGVEQFRKELRQRS; this is encoded by the exons ATGAGCTGGCTCGCGTACCTCTCCGCCGCGCCCATTGCGCTCATCATGCTGCTCCGCGCACTCTCCCTGGTGCTGCCCGCGCGACTGGCCCGGCAAGCCACCTTTGTCGCCTTCAGCATCACCGCGTTCCTGTTCCTGATCCTCTGTGCCAGCTATGGCGTCTTCGCGAGCGTCTTCCTGCGGGCCATTGGCTACGGTGGACTGAGCCAGTGGACGGTCGGGCGCGCGTTCAAGTGGACCATGTGGCTGAGCACGGGAATCACCTTCCGAGTGGACGAAGCTGGGGGTAGGGAAGAAGGTGGGAGGAGAGGGGGCAAGGAGGCCTTGGACACGAGGCCTGCAGTGTTTGTGGGCAACCACCAGAC CGAACTCGATGTCCTGATGCTTGGCTGCATGTTCCCCCCTTACTGCTCCGTGACAGCAAAGTCCAGCCTCAAATACACGCCCTTCCTCGGCCAGTTCATGGCTCTCTCCAAGACCGTCTTCATCGACCGCGCCAACCGTGCCACGGCCCGCGCGGCCTTTGACAGCGCCGCAAACACGATGCGCAACGACCGCCAATCCGTCTTCATATTCCCCGAGGGCACACGCAGCTATGCGTCCGAGCCCACATTGCTGCCGTTCAAGAAGGGCGCATTCCATCTTGCTGTGCAGGCGCAGGTACCCATTGTTCCCGTCGTGGCGGCGAACTACAGCCACGTGCTGGATATGAAGAGCAAGATCGTCCGGCCGGGCGTCGTGGACGTCACTGTCCTGCCAGCGATCCCGACAACAGGCATGACCGCAGCGGACGTGGATGGTCTCGTTGAGCGGACAAGGAACGCAATGATGGATGAGTTGGTCAGACTCAGCCACGTCAGTGGGAGCAAACAAGGCAATGGTGTGCCGCTGCCGAGAGCAAGTGGCGTCGAGCAGTTCCGAAAAGAGCTGAGGCAGAGGAGTTGA
- a CDS encoding NuA4 histone H4 acetyltransferase complex and the SWR1 complex subunit — MPAPAPNKRVKNKRISRNIIIGSEAWALPPLGHPDRPKGIPDDHTKRWTVYVRQPDGDPSLSTWLNKVQFKIFNTYENPLRTCDNPPFEVTETGWGGFSIDIRLHFVPISGEKAQYRQHFLQLEKYGSEEQQAQQERTGCVRSEFLEVVHFNEPTEALFDALTAEDQWAHLVPSKSSSGSKKASLGANGRLKRGLPNGERSAQLPEKGGDDVPFSQEHEQGLIDSLMDKIAQVDRELEKETARREKTENTLKALREELGHEAAQQAAQQASGDRSRRR, encoded by the exons ATGCCTGCGCCGGCACCCAACAAGCGCGTCAAG AACAAGCGCATCTCGCGCAACATAA TAATCGGCTCCGAGGCCTGGGCGCTCCCCCCACTGGGCCACCCCGACCGCCCAAAAGGCATTCCTGACGACCACACCAAGCGCTGGACCGTCTACGTGCGCCAACCAGACGGCGACCCCTCTCTCAGCACCTGGCTCAACAAAGTCCAGTTCAAGATCTTCAACACGTACGAGAACCCGCTGCGAACCTGCGACAACCCGCCCTTTGAGGTCACCGAGACGGGATGGGGCGGATTCAGCATCGATATTCGCCTGCATTTCGTGCCCATCAGCGGCGAGAAGGCGCAGTACAGACAGCACTTCTTGCAGCTTGAAAAGTACGGCTCCGAGGAGCAGCAAGCCCAGCAAGAACGGACGGGCTGCGTGCGGAGCGAGTTTCTTGAGGTCGTGCACTTCAACGAACCGACCGAGGCCCTGTTCGACGCCTTGACCGCCGAGGATCAGTGGGCGCACCTCGTCCCCAGCAAGTCCTCGAGTGGGAGTAAGAAGGCCAGTCTCGGCGCCAATGGCCGCTTGAAGCGCGGACTACCAAACGGTGAGCGCAGCGCCCAGCTGCCAGAGAAAGGCGGCGACGACGTACCTTTCAGCCAGGAGCACGAGCAGGGCCTGATTGACAGCTTGATGGACAAGATTGCCCAGGTGGATCGGGAGCTGGAGAAGGAGACAGCCCGCAGGGAGAAGACGGAGAATACGCTCAAGGCGCTGAGAGAAGAGCTGGGCCACGAAGCCGCGCAACAGGCAGCACAGCAAGCCTCGGGAGATCGGAGTCGCAGGCGGTGA